In the Anoplopoma fimbria isolate UVic2021 breed Golden Eagle Sablefish chromosome 7, Afim_UVic_2022, whole genome shotgun sequence genome, one interval contains:
- the LOC129093867 gene encoding GTPase IMAP family member 7-like, whose product MRQNTTQVDFREDDACQESGGIEQLQSNKEKGNTNRIIGKTQQLQMAVVGTLQDRVMDVFDRHDPSVSIDQLRNEILATFEVSNGTIIVILGKTGSGKSSLANTIFGDELFKIGRTANSETSKCGAITKSVNGRNITLIDTPGFFDTDRSEEELKPEIVMCITECAPGPHAFLIVLKVERFTKHEQAVIDKINQYFSEEAYKYATVLFTHGDQLPEGQTIEDFVRGNELLSDLVKKCGGRCHVVDNKYWKNNQQDEYRNNQFQVKELLKTMEKITDANRGSCYTNEMLQVVEEKIKQEVELIRKSPGNMSEIDIREKAKDRAYDWLLSKLAGITTGALLGAVFGLVRLFKRM is encoded by the exons ATGAGGCAGAACACAACGCAGGTTGACTTTAGAGAAGATGACGCTTGCCAGGAGAGCGGGGGGATTGAACAACTGCAATCTAACAAGGAAAAG GGTAATACCAACAGGATTATAGGGAAAACCCAGCAGTTACAAATGGCTGTTGTAGGAACCTTGCAGGACAGAGTGATGGATGTCTTTGATAGACATGACCCTTCAGTCAGCATTGACCAGCTCCGAAATGAGATTTTGGCAACGTTTGAGG TGTCAAACGGAACGATAATTGTCATCCTGGGAAAAACTGGAAGTGGGAAAAGCAGCCTGGCTAACACCATATTTGGAGATGAACTGTTCAAGATCGGCCGCACTGCCAACTCTGAAACTAGTAAATGTGGAGCCATAACAAAATCTGTCAATGGAAGAAACATCACTTTGATCGACACTCCTGGTTTCTTCGACACAGATCGatctgaggaggagctgaagccTGAAATAGTGATGTGTATCACAGAGTGCGCTCCTGGGCCTCATGCTTTTCTCATTGTGCTTAAAGTGGAGAGATTCACAAAGCATGAGCAGGCTGTCATCgataaaataaaccaatactTTTCTGAAGAAGCTTACAAGTATGCGACAGTTCTCTTTACTCATGGTGACCAGCTCCCTGAAGGACAGACCATTGAGGACTTTGTCCGTGGTAATGAGCTTCTGAGTGATCTGGTGAAGAAGTGCGGAGGCCGCTGCCACGTCGTTGATAATAAATACTGGAAGAACAACCAGCAGGATGAATACAGGAACAACCAGTTCCAAGTGAAGGAGCTGCTCAAAACAATGGAAAAGATAACTGACGCAAACAGAGGAAGCTGCTACACCAATGAGATGCTACAAGTAGTGGAGGAAAAAATCAAACAGGAGGTGGAGCTCATTAGAAAGTCACCAGGAAACATGTCAGAGATAGACATCAGAGAGAAGGCTAAAGACAGAGCATATGATTGGCTTTTGAGCAAACTGGCAGGTATCACAACAGGTGCATTGTTAGGGGCTGTTTTTGGTTTAGTACGTTTGTTCAAAAGGATGTGA